The genomic DNA CACCATCACGGACGCCAGCGCCGAGCTACTGGTCGACGAGCGGGGGGTCATCCACCGCGGCTACGTCGAGATCGACGGCGAGCGCGACGGCGAGCCCCGGCGGCTGTTCGTCGAGTTCCGCACGACCGCGACGGGCGACGTGCCCGTCGAGCGACCTGGCTGGCTGGGGACAGCTGAGGAGGAGGCCGGGACCTGACCGGCACTACCGGGAGCCCGAGAGTCGGCGCGATGGTGCGTTCCAGGCGTCAGCCCTCATCTCTCGAACGTCCCGATTCCCGGTTGGAACCGAGCGAGCGGACGGGAGCAGCCGCTACATCTTCCCCGCGCGCTCCAGCCCGACGTACGCCGCCGCCCGCCTGACCAGCGCGGGGTGCGGGTCGGCCGGGGGGCGGCAGGCCAGCACCCGCTGGAAGGCCGCCTCCAGGTCACGGTCGGTCGTCTCAGCGAGCGTGGCCGCGGCCACGGCGACGCTCCGCGAGGAGCCGGCCGAACAGTGGACGAGCGTCCGGTGTCCGTCGGTCAGGGCATCGAGCGTCGCGTCCACGGCTCGCTCGAACGCGCTCCCGTCGTTGCGCGGCCCGTCGACCATCGGCTCACGGACGACGTCGACCCCCGTCGGATAGCCGTCGGTGGGAGCGTCGTGCGTGAGGCCGACGACGACATCGATGCCGGCTGCGTGCAGCGCCCGGCCGTCGCCCACGCTGGCGAGATCGCCAACGTACAGGTCCTCCCCCACGCGATGCATGCACCGTGCTTCGTGACGGCATCACAAGAAACCGCGTCAGACGTGTGGCTTCGGTCGTAGCTCCTCCGGCGAGCGCGCGGCGAGCCAC from Haloglomus litoreum includes the following:
- a CDS encoding dual specificity protein phosphatase family protein produces the protein MHRVGEDLYVGDLASVGDGRALHAAGIDVVVGLTHDAPTDGYPTGVDVVREPMVDGPRNDGSAFERAVDATLDALTDGHRTLVHCSAGSSRSVAVAAATLAETTDRDLEAAFQRVLACRPPADPHPALVRRAAAYVGLERAGKM